From Kineosporia succinea, the proteins below share one genomic window:
- the murJ gene encoding murein biosynthesis integral membrane protein MurJ, which yields MSGWSSDDATPVPGDDPDRPLRPRRADGQQAPEQYTHDQYAPADPHPHDGGYPKQDETQYVDPYAAQREAEYVAQHETRPRRARAARQSPGAPAAPQPPAPQQPADAWWNQPPAEQPRRRRRPRPQPSQYAQEIVQDPGYAQAPHDADQAPHDSAQAPHDAAQAPAEPTRPMVREGRRARQQQPEPPAVAPSDPTVRVRPYRPEQARHQEGPLQGTGRNGQGGYEYLATDDGYGDRQYDEPYDQSQDDYAQGGGHGGSSGASSGLGGQPGDDYDDDQFDDGEYDEDYDPDTGGQPYFHPLDPETPVPQNRRGWRSSPTPTPDSPYDLSGIDQSELTGSLSLLGLEGPAGASDITRPIEPIRAPIARAPRRPLPPVAPPARPYDDRGYAEPEYDEVEEYPEYDEPETAKEKAASSRASLLGSSALMAAGTMASRLLGFVRASVLVAAVTAGSDAAEAFSVANIMPNALYILLAGGVLNAVLVPQIARAAKQKDGGEDYINRLLTAALALLAVVTVAVIVASPLLIKVYGSNDWPPDLVTLASAFSLYCLPQVFFYGLYTLLGQVLNARGHFGAFMWSPVANNVVSIIGLVAFIAVFGGGSQPVGEWSAGMIMLLAGSQTLGVAAQAIVLIPILKRAGIRFRPKFGLRGVGLASASRVAGWTFAAVVVQQVAFVVISKVTTTAQNLTNDRPEALIKTGKSVYDNALLLFMLPHSLVAVSLVTALFTSMSNAAAENRIRDVRADLSLGLRLTGLATAVSTAAILALGPDIARSMFPSARSVETNGIAYVVMAMSLGLIPYSAQYLFQRVFYAFEDAKTPFFIQVATSGTWAVGNMISLFVLRDTRPEYIVIGVGVSMAASNFVSAFLAYTILRRRFGDLDGHQVMRTHVELILVAAVGGVVAWLLGQCIHIFLGDAWAINIIATVVGGLVLIAIYIAGLRQLGVKEIEDVAGPLLRRLPSSPATVARHSTH from the coding sequence GTGAGCGGGTGGTCGTCGGACGACGCCACACCTGTGCCCGGCGACGATCCGGACCGGCCGTTACGGCCGCGGCGGGCTGACGGTCAGCAGGCACCGGAGCAGTACACGCACGACCAGTACGCCCCGGCCGACCCGCACCCGCACGACGGCGGGTACCCGAAGCAGGACGAGACCCAGTACGTAGACCCGTACGCGGCACAGAGAGAGGCCGAGTACGTGGCCCAGCACGAGACCCGCCCGCGCCGCGCGCGGGCGGCCCGGCAGTCCCCCGGCGCCCCTGCGGCCCCGCAACCACCGGCACCGCAGCAGCCCGCCGACGCGTGGTGGAACCAACCGCCGGCCGAGCAGCCCCGCCGCCGACGTCGCCCGCGGCCACAGCCGTCCCAGTACGCCCAGGAGATCGTTCAAGACCCGGGCTACGCGCAAGCACCCCACGACGCCGACCAGGCACCCCACGACAGCGCCCAGGCGCCTCACGACGCTGCCCAGGCCCCGGCCGAGCCCACCCGCCCGATGGTGCGGGAGGGCCGCCGCGCCCGTCAGCAGCAGCCCGAGCCCCCGGCCGTGGCGCCGAGCGACCCCACCGTGCGGGTCCGGCCGTACCGCCCCGAGCAGGCGCGTCACCAGGAGGGCCCGCTCCAGGGCACCGGCCGCAACGGGCAGGGCGGCTACGAGTACCTGGCCACCGACGACGGCTACGGCGACCGGCAGTACGACGAGCCCTACGACCAGTCCCAGGACGACTACGCCCAGGGCGGCGGTCACGGTGGTTCGAGCGGTGCTTCGAGCGGCCTGGGTGGCCAGCCCGGCGACGACTACGACGACGACCAGTTCGACGACGGCGAGTACGACGAGGACTACGACCCGGACACCGGCGGGCAGCCGTACTTCCACCCGCTCGACCCGGAGACCCCGGTCCCGCAGAACCGGCGGGGCTGGCGCTCGTCGCCGACGCCCACCCCGGACAGTCCGTACGACCTGTCCGGCATCGACCAGAGCGAGCTCACCGGATCGCTGAGCCTGCTCGGCCTCGAGGGCCCGGCGGGCGCCTCGGACATCACCCGGCCGATCGAGCCGATCCGCGCCCCGATCGCCCGGGCCCCACGCCGGCCGCTGCCGCCGGTCGCGCCCCCGGCCCGGCCCTACGACGACCGCGGCTACGCCGAGCCCGAGTACGACGAGGTCGAGGAGTACCCGGAGTACGACGAGCCGGAGACGGCCAAGGAGAAGGCCGCCTCCTCCCGCGCGTCCCTCCTGGGCAGCAGCGCGCTGATGGCGGCCGGAACCATGGCCTCGCGCCTGCTCGGCTTCGTGCGGGCGTCGGTGCTGGTGGCCGCGGTGACGGCGGGTAGTGACGCGGCGGAGGCCTTCTCGGTCGCCAACATCATGCCCAACGCGCTCTACATCCTCCTGGCCGGTGGTGTGCTGAACGCGGTGCTCGTGCCGCAGATCGCCCGCGCCGCCAAGCAGAAAGACGGTGGCGAGGACTACATCAACCGCCTGCTCACGGCCGCGCTCGCGCTGCTGGCCGTGGTCACCGTGGCGGTCATCGTGGCCTCACCGCTGCTGATCAAGGTCTACGGCTCGAACGACTGGCCGCCCGACCTGGTCACCCTGGCCTCGGCCTTCTCGCTGTACTGCCTGCCCCAGGTCTTCTTCTACGGTCTCTACACCCTGCTCGGCCAGGTGCTGAACGCCCGTGGTCACTTCGGCGCCTTCATGTGGTCGCCGGTGGCCAACAACGTGGTGTCGATCATCGGCCTGGTCGCCTTCATCGCGGTCTTCGGCGGCGGTTCCCAGCCGGTCGGCGAGTGGAGCGCGGGCATGATCATGCTGCTCGCGGGCAGCCAGACCCTGGGTGTCGCGGCCCAGGCCATCGTCCTGATCCCGATCCTCAAGCGGGCCGGCATCCGCTTCCGGCCCAAGTTCGGGCTGCGCGGCGTCGGCCTGGCCTCGGCGAGCCGGGTGGCCGGCTGGACCTTCGCCGCCGTGGTGGTGCAGCAGGTCGCCTTCGTCGTCATCTCGAAGGTCACCACCACCGCCCAGAACCTCACCAACGACCGGCCCGAGGCCCTGATCAAGACCGGTAAGTCGGTCTACGACAACGCGCTGCTGCTGTTCATGCTGCCGCACTCGCTGGTGGCCGTCTCGCTCGTCACCGCGCTGTTCACGAGCATGTCCAACGCGGCGGCGGAGAACCGGATCCGCGACGTCCGCGCCGACCTGTCGCTGGGCCTGCGGCTGACCGGCCTGGCCACGGCGGTGTCCACCGCGGCGATCCTGGCCCTCGGCCCGGACATCGCCCGCTCGATGTTCCCCAGCGCCCGGTCGGTCGAGACGAACGGCATCGCCTACGTGGTCATGGCCATGTCCCTCGGCCTCATCCCGTACAGCGCGCAGTACCTGTTCCAGCGGGTCTTCTACGCCTTCGAGGACGCCAAGACGCCGTTCTTCATCCAGGTCGCCACCAGCGGCACCTGGGCCGTCGGCAACATGATCTCGCTGTTCGTGCTGCGCGACACCAGGCCCGAGTACATCGTCATCGGCGTGGGTGTCTCGATGGCCGCGTCGAACTTCGTCAGTGCCTTCCTGGCCTACACCATCCTGCGGCGGCGCTTCGGTGACCTGGACGGTCACCAGGTGATGCGCACGCACGTCGAGCTGATCCTGGTGGCCGCCGTCGGTGGGGTGGTGGCCTGGCTGCTCGGGCAGTGCATCCACATCTTCCTGGGCGACGCCTGGGCCATCAACATCATCGCCACGGTGGTGGGCGGCCTGGTGCTGATCGCGATCTACATCGCCGGGCTGCGGCAGCTCGGGGTCAAGGAGATTGAGGACGTCGCGGGGCCTCTGCTGCGCCGGTTGCCTTCGTCCCCGGCGACCGTCGCGCGGCACTCCACCCACTGA
- a CDS encoding DUF6049 family protein: MRYLANVRKGLGAGMFTLAVTLGVLGPSAAPLAAAAGRPALPASATPDPTTAVVGSSATTGTTTSKSTTGTAARTGRGLQLSLTNVTPASLTAQDDLVITGVARNQGARAVKNVTVSLRFSGNALSGRDAVVEWVDDGDVATTSATLATKKMDIGANKSASFRFTVPAGGLGLTAYGSSFGPRPFALVATSVTGQQLNALRSTVVWAPQEAESKLGLTLLAPLTSAVPSTTAGLATQEAAAELLPGARLSRILTATQDTSISWAVDPALLAAAQALKEGGVSEEATADDAEAEGEEESTPSASVSTPPVSPSAPATPSSKTGNELTITDENARTLGSSLLTRISQGRAGRTVLGLPYADTDLNSLLKGGKSAGLLRQSDKLGETIEKETLGRPLSSRIAWPADGLISTQGIDGLLDTGYRSVILSAGQQDPDPAVSYTPNGTSTVRSKSGSLTGLLYDDELSALFAEAGRDPGAQTTQTMLAVLAAISAESGAGTGRQVMAVAPRDWDPQPAGVQRLTAALDQASWVTGGGLKKLGESAAVDREAHQYGRRAARSELPKGNLSKAQAMDRDLDNIAPALVNDQDVVQRLEQRIASLLSFAWRSDLEGQAAARLAVGDDVGDLTGGVQLIIGSTSKTFTAQSALIPVTVDNQTDYDVRVSVTFSTRSGQLKIEEQPAPVTIAGQHRQSFRVEARAIATGDVIVDAKLLTGEGTRQRVLGSTQTFEVKVRPKWESWGMIGMAVLLVLLLLMGLLRSFRRNRNRPKVPLNTIPDVDDEATRAARKAAKEAAAKEAAARAAAPVPRTGPANPPGVTDGASHSPSGGATDRSPQGSSQGDDQRRVPGTGSASGTPGPPRGMHETKSSSVPTLAVTKGAERRSPTKPKENR, from the coding sequence GTGAGGTACCTGGCGAACGTGCGCAAGGGACTCGGCGCCGGAATGTTCACCCTGGCCGTCACCCTGGGGGTGCTCGGCCCCTCGGCCGCGCCCCTCGCGGCGGCCGCCGGCAGACCGGCGCTGCCCGCGAGCGCGACTCCCGACCCGACCACCGCGGTCGTCGGGAGTTCCGCGACCACGGGCACCACCACGTCCAAAAGCACCACGGGCACGGCCGCCAGAACCGGACGGGGGCTGCAGCTGAGCCTCACGAACGTCACCCCGGCCTCGCTGACGGCGCAGGACGACCTGGTGATCACCGGGGTGGCGCGTAATCAGGGTGCCCGGGCGGTGAAGAACGTGACGGTGTCGCTGAGGTTCAGCGGCAACGCGCTGAGCGGCCGGGACGCGGTGGTCGAGTGGGTGGACGACGGCGACGTCGCCACCACGAGCGCCACCCTGGCCACGAAGAAGATGGACATCGGCGCGAACAAGTCGGCGTCGTTCCGGTTCACCGTGCCCGCCGGTGGTCTCGGCCTGACCGCCTACGGCAGCTCGTTCGGGCCGCGTCCGTTCGCCCTGGTCGCGACCTCGGTGACCGGTCAGCAGCTGAACGCGCTGCGCTCGACCGTGGTCTGGGCCCCGCAGGAGGCCGAGTCCAAGCTCGGCCTGACCCTGCTCGCGCCGCTGACCTCGGCCGTTCCGTCGACCACGGCGGGTCTGGCCACCCAGGAGGCGGCCGCCGAGCTGCTGCCGGGCGCGCGGCTCTCTCGCATCCTGACGGCCACCCAGGACACCTCGATCAGCTGGGCCGTCGACCCGGCCCTGCTGGCCGCCGCACAGGCGCTCAAGGAGGGCGGGGTCAGCGAGGAGGCGACCGCCGACGACGCGGAGGCCGAGGGTGAGGAGGAGAGCACCCCGTCCGCCTCGGTCAGTACCCCGCCGGTGTCGCCGAGTGCGCCCGCCACCCCGTCGTCCAAGACCGGCAACGAGCTGACGATCACCGACGAGAACGCCCGCACGCTCGGGTCGAGCCTGCTCACCCGGATCTCGCAGGGCCGCGCGGGCCGCACCGTGCTCGGCCTGCCGTATGCCGACACCGACCTGAACTCGCTGCTCAAGGGCGGTAAGAGTGCAGGGCTGCTGCGTCAGTCGGACAAGCTCGGCGAGACGATCGAGAAGGAGACGCTCGGACGTCCGCTCTCGTCGCGGATCGCCTGGCCGGCCGACGGGCTGATCTCCACCCAGGGCATCGACGGGCTGCTCGACACCGGCTACCGGTCGGTGATCCTCTCGGCCGGTCAGCAGGACCCCGACCCGGCGGTGAGCTACACGCCGAACGGCACGAGCACGGTGCGCAGCAAGAGCGGCTCGCTCACCGGACTGCTGTACGACGACGAGTTGTCCGCCCTGTTCGCCGAGGCGGGCCGCGACCCGGGGGCGCAGACGACGCAGACCATGCTGGCCGTGCTGGCGGCGATCAGTGCCGAGTCCGGCGCCGGCACCGGCCGTCAGGTGATGGCCGTCGCGCCCCGTGACTGGGACCCGCAGCCGGCCGGTGTGCAGCGGCTGACGGCTGCTCTGGACCAGGCCTCGTGGGTCACCGGCGGCGGGCTGAAGAAGCTCGGCGAGTCGGCGGCCGTGGACCGGGAGGCGCACCAGTACGGGCGCCGGGCCGCGCGCAGCGAGCTGCCCAAGGGCAACCTGAGCAAGGCCCAGGCGATGGACCGCGACCTCGACAACATCGCTCCCGCGCTGGTGAACGACCAGGACGTGGTGCAGCGCCTGGAGCAGCGCATCGCCTCGCTGCTGTCGTTCGCCTGGCGGTCCGACCTGGAGGGTCAGGCCGCCGCGCGGCTGGCGGTGGGTGACGACGTGGGTGACCTGACCGGTGGGGTGCAGCTGATCATCGGCTCGACCAGCAAGACGTTCACCGCACAGTCGGCGCTGATCCCGGTCACCGTGGACAACCAGACCGACTACGACGTGCGGGTCTCGGTGACCTTCAGCACGCGTTCGGGGCAGCTGAAGATCGAGGAGCAGCCCGCCCCGGTGACGATCGCGGGTCAGCACCGGCAGTCGTTCCGGGTGGAGGCCCGGGCGATCGCCACCGGCGACGTGATCGTCGACGCCAAGCTCCTGACCGGTGAGGGCACCCGGCAGCGGGTTCTCGGCAGCACCCAGACCTTCGAGGTCAAGGTGCGGCCGAAGTGGGAGAGCTGGGGCATGATCGGCATGGCCGTGCTGCTCGTGCTGCTGCTGCTCATGGGTCTGCTGCGCAGCTTCCGCCGCAACCGCAACCGGCCCAAGGTGCCGCTCAACACGATTCCGGACGTCGACGACGAGGCCACCCGGGCGGCCCGGAAGGCGGCCAAGGAGGCTGCCGCGAAGGAAGCGGCGGCCCGGGCGGCGGCACCGGTGCCCCGGACCGGCCCCGCGAACCCGCCGGGTGTGACGGACGGCGCATCTCACAGTCCCTCAGGTGGCGCAACGGATCGAAGTCCACAAGGCTCGAGTCAGGGGGATGACCAACGTCGCGTGCCCGGCACTGGATCTGCTTCCGGGACTCCGGGGCCGCCCCGGGGTATGCATGAAACGAAGTCGAGTTCGGTGCCGACGCTTGCCGTGACGAAGGGAGCGGAGCGCCGGAGTCCGACGAAGCCGAAGGAGAACAGGTGA
- a CDS encoding NUDIX hydrolase, with translation MPRPSRPPHGPRRSLPTVEETSAGGLVVDDSGPQPRGAVIARLNRAGRVEWCLPKGHLELDETPEQAAVREIEEETGIQGRILHGLGTIDYWFSVEGKRVHKHVHHYLLLATGGQLSTEGDPDHEAIDVAWVPLPDLDEKLAFPNERRIAREASVRLLDSA, from the coding sequence ATGCCCCGACCCTCACGGCCCCCGCACGGGCCGCGCCGGTCGCTGCCGACCGTGGAGGAGACCTCGGCCGGCGGCCTGGTCGTCGACGACTCCGGACCGCAGCCGCGCGGAGCCGTGATCGCCCGCCTGAACCGGGCCGGCCGGGTGGAATGGTGCCTGCCCAAGGGCCATCTCGAGCTGGACGAGACGCCCGAGCAGGCGGCCGTCCGGGAGATCGAGGAGGAGACCGGGATCCAGGGCCGGATTCTTCACGGTCTGGGAACGATCGACTACTGGTTCTCGGTCGAGGGCAAAAGGGTGCACAAGCACGTGCATCATTACCTTCTGCTGGCCACCGGAGGTCAGCTCAGCACCGAGGGCGATCCCGACCACGAGGCCATCGACGTGGCTTGGGTCCCTCTACCTGATCTGGACGAGAAACTGGCGTTCCCCAACGAACGCCGGATAGCGCGCGAGGCGAGTGTGCGACTCCTGGATTCCGCGTGA
- a CDS encoding CCA tRNA nucleotidyltransferase: protein MPQTPADQLTDARRAAAARLIPLQPLLTELGSVFTSAGHRLALVGGPVRDALLGRRSPDLDFTTDARPDETIRLLRQWGDSHWDIGKVFGTIGAKKGEHVVEVTTYRADVYREDSRKPEVAFGDTLEADLLRRDFTVNAMALELPSLTFVDPYGGLADLAARVLRTPGAPEVSFGDDPLRMMRAARFAAQLGFTVDPAAVAAMKDMADRISIVSAERIRVELEKLLLAPDPRPGLELLVSTGLAERVLPELPALKLEIDEHHRHKDVYEHSLIVLEQAIALEDGPDGPVPGPDLVLRLAAILHDIGKPATRRFEAGGGVSFHHHEMEGAKLTTRRMRALRFDKETTQQVSRLVQLHLRFHGYGDGAWTDSAVRRYVTDAGPLLDRLHKLTRSDCTTRNKRKAARLASAYDDLELRIAQLREAEELDAVRPDLDGNQIMEILGIPAGRDVGRAWKFLKELRLDRGQIGYDEAREELIAWWAQENAADQPGDQAADQPGVRVGDQRDGGDPDGLRPAPSGGETTETA from the coding sequence GTGCCACAGACCCCCGCCGACCAGCTGACCGACGCCCGCCGGGCGGCGGCAGCCCGTCTGATCCCGCTGCAGCCCCTGCTCACCGAGCTCGGATCCGTCTTCACCTCCGCAGGTCACAGGCTTGCCCTGGTCGGCGGTCCGGTGCGGGACGCCCTGCTGGGCAGGCGTAGTCCCGACCTCGACTTCACCACCGACGCGCGCCCGGACGAGACGATCCGGCTGCTGCGTCAGTGGGGCGACTCGCACTGGGACATCGGCAAGGTGTTCGGGACGATCGGGGCGAAGAAGGGCGAGCACGTGGTGGAGGTCACCACGTACCGCGCCGACGTCTACCGCGAGGACTCGCGCAAGCCCGAGGTCGCCTTCGGGGACACGCTCGAGGCCGACCTGCTGCGCCGCGACTTCACGGTCAACGCGATGGCCCTGGAACTTCCCTCGCTGACGTTCGTCGACCCCTACGGCGGCCTGGCCGACCTGGCCGCCCGCGTTCTGCGGACCCCCGGCGCGCCCGAGGTCTCGTTCGGTGACGACCCGCTGCGGATGATGCGCGCGGCCCGGTTCGCCGCCCAGCTCGGCTTCACGGTCGACCCCGCGGCGGTCGCCGCGATGAAGGACATGGCCGACCGGATCTCCATCGTCTCGGCCGAGCGGATCCGGGTGGAGCTGGAGAAGCTGCTGCTCGCACCCGACCCCCGCCCGGGTCTGGAGCTGCTGGTCTCGACCGGGCTGGCCGAGCGGGTGCTGCCCGAGCTGCCCGCGCTGAAGCTCGAGATCGACGAGCACCACCGGCACAAGGACGTCTACGAGCACTCGCTGATCGTGCTGGAGCAGGCGATCGCGCTGGAGGACGGTCCGGACGGCCCGGTGCCCGGTCCGGACCTGGTGCTGCGCCTGGCCGCGATCCTGCACGACATCGGCAAGCCGGCCACGCGCCGTTTCGAGGCGGGCGGCGGCGTCTCCTTCCACCATCACGAGATGGAGGGCGCCAAGCTCACCACCCGGCGGATGCGGGCGCTGCGCTTCGACAAGGAGACGACCCAGCAGGTGTCCCGGCTGGTGCAGCTGCACCTGCGGTTCCACGGTTACGGCGACGGGGCCTGGACCGACTCGGCGGTGCGCCGTTACGTCACCGACGCCGGTCCGCTGCTCGACCGGCTGCACAAGCTCACCCGGTCCGACTGCACCACGCGCAACAAGCGCAAGGCGGCGCGGCTGGCGTCGGCCTACGACGACCTCGAGCTGCGGATCGCGCAGCTGCGCGAGGCCGAGGAGCTGGACGCGGTGCGCCCCGACCTCGACGGCAACCAGATCATGGAGATCCTCGGCATCCCGGCCGGGCGTGACGTGGGGCGGGCCTGGAAGTTCCTGAAGGAGCTGCGGCTCGACCGCGGGCAGATCGGCTACGACGAGGCGCGCGAGGAACTGATCGCCTGGTGGGCGCAGGAGAACGCAGCTGACCAGCCCGGCGATCAGGCGGCTGACCAGCCCGGTGTTCGTGTCGGTGACCAGCGTGACGGCGGTGACCCGGACGGGTTACGACCCGCCCCTTCGGGCGGCGAAACCACCGAAACGGCCTAA
- a CDS encoding FHA domain-containing protein yields MQSGIAYAAGQLLAVVAPRTVLVVDAPTDWSLAGPLWELALDDAPVDEILDVLVRRGIRTAPSFAIVRVEVDAVRALVRGSVPVCFERAGEPVRLDATGATTWLEGLISGARRVLVGDVESSTELPFTVSTGVVLVSGLALNCTPVASDAETPAVVSEAPAVAALPAAPEAAEELTPESAPLSLAGAPGAERVVDLTEGESRTPAYSGAPGIEAREGWSALPSRTGGTGGFPREVNGHVPSVLDSPASGTPQPSSSGPVPAPSSFFDSRSGSDDPGELHDVDDLAGGSSDERPDDSPSENDGEQARSFDFDDLLTDDSAQAPAEPELPALPQRDPGSSDVPSLNGHGPGVPPKPRPGGVPAGWPPVSDEPEPFTAFRSEPSAPDSSAPWGAPASDLSSSPFGGDSSPSPFGDPSPSPFGAEPAPSAFGADPAPSAFSPEPAPAAEQSSAALGDLPLRVRGRSLRPEHQVPPSAPNSPVNGSRMLGDQSDRAGQGGGSIFEPPVAPLEESDSEVSRVDLPPAFFRGSRNQPDDEVEAPQDDQSDDSGWQSGPDNAWAPQQRGFNDDQGYDNSDAGYNGSDNGYNGADSGFNGTDSGFDSGGFNAQPSAFGAPAMPDAFRPDTEGNEHAGDEIDEVSDDQQDGAEDIEGREPPRLLGVWCDAGHVTSPDRSECRVCGLTVPPQAPILVARPPLGVLVFDNGDRIELDRPVVLGRDPKAQSNSADPEAPILHAVASSTGQVSRTHAEIRPSGWDVLLTDLGAMNGTALTLPGESPQAIEPGVPTAITPGCRVDLGGETGFVFEVEG; encoded by the coding sequence GTGCAAAGCGGGATCGCATATGCCGCAGGGCAACTCCTTGCTGTCGTCGCGCCGAGAACTGTGCTCGTCGTCGACGCGCCGACGGACTGGTCTCTGGCCGGTCCGTTGTGGGAGCTGGCCCTCGACGACGCACCCGTCGACGAGATCCTCGACGTGCTGGTCCGGCGCGGTATCCGTACCGCCCCCAGCTTCGCGATCGTCCGGGTCGAGGTTGACGCGGTTCGCGCCCTCGTCCGGGGCAGCGTGCCGGTGTGCTTCGAGCGCGCCGGCGAACCGGTGCGCCTCGACGCCACCGGCGCCACCACCTGGCTGGAGGGCCTGATCTCGGGCGCCCGCCGGGTGCTCGTCGGCGACGTGGAGAGCAGCACCGAGCTGCCGTTCACCGTCTCCACCGGGGTCGTGCTGGTCTCCGGCCTGGCCCTGAACTGCACTCCGGTCGCATCCGACGCCGAGACCCCGGCCGTCGTCTCCGAGGCCCCCGCCGTCGCGGCCCTGCCGGCCGCACCCGAGGCCGCCGAGGAGCTCACGCCGGAGTCCGCTCCCCTGAGTCTCGCCGGTGCTCCCGGCGCCGAGCGGGTCGTCGACCTCACCGAGGGCGAGTCGCGCACCCCCGCGTACTCCGGTGCCCCCGGCATCGAGGCCCGCGAGGGCTGGTCGGCGCTGCCGTCCCGCACGGGCGGCACCGGTGGCTTCCCGCGTGAGGTCAACGGCCACGTGCCGTCGGTGCTCGACTCCCCGGCCTCCGGCACCCCGCAGCCGTCCTCCTCCGGTCCGGTCCCGGCGCCCTCGTCGTTCTTCGACTCGCGCTCCGGTTCCGACGACCCGGGCGAGCTGCACGACGTCGACGACCTCGCCGGCGGCTCGTCCGACGAGCGTCCCGACGACTCGCCGTCCGAGAACGACGGCGAGCAGGCCCGCTCGTTCGACTTCGACGACCTCCTCACCGACGACTCGGCGCAGGCCCCGGCCGAGCCCGAGCTCCCGGCCCTGCCGCAGCGCGACCCGGGCAGCAGCGACGTCCCCAGCCTCAACGGCCACGGCCCGGGGGTTCCGCCCAAGCCGCGTCCCGGTGGTGTGCCGGCCGGCTGGCCGCCGGTCTCCGACGAGCCGGAGCCGTTCACCGCGTTCCGGTCCGAGCCCTCGGCGCCGGATTCCTCGGCCCCGTGGGGCGCCCCGGCGTCCGACCTGTCGTCGAGCCCGTTCGGTGGCGACTCCTCGCCGAGCCCCTTCGGCGACCCCTCGCCCAGCCCGTTCGGCGCCGAACCGGCTCCCAGCGCCTTCGGTGCCGACCCGGCCCCGAGCGCGTTCTCCCCGGAGCCCGCGCCGGCGGCCGAGCAGTCGTCCGCCGCGCTCGGTGACCTGCCGCTGCGGGTGCGTGGCCGGTCGCTGCGCCCCGAGCACCAGGTGCCCCCGTCGGCCCCGAACTCCCCGGTCAACGGCTCGCGCATGCTCGGCGACCAGTCCGACCGCGCCGGTCAGGGCGGTGGCTCGATCTTCGAGCCGCCGGTCGCCCCGCTCGAGGAGTCCGACTCCGAGGTCTCCCGGGTCGACCTGCCCCCGGCCTTCTTCCGCGGTTCCCGTAACCAGCCGGACGACGAGGTCGAGGCCCCGCAGGACGACCAGTCCGACGACTCGGGCTGGCAGAGCGGTCCGGACAACGCCTGGGCCCCGCAGCAGCGTGGGTTCAACGACGACCAGGGCTACGACAACTCTGATGCGGGCTACAACGGCTCCGACAACGGGTACAACGGGGCTGACTCGGGTTTCAACGGCACCGACTCCGGCTTCGACAGCGGTGGCTTCAACGCCCAGCCGTCGGCCTTCGGAGCTCCGGCCATGCCCGACGCGTTCCGTCCCGACACCGAGGGCAACGAGCACGCCGGCGACGAGATCGACGAGGTCTCCGACGACCAGCAGGACGGCGCCGAGGACATCGAGGGCCGCGAGCCCCCGCGTCTGCTCGGTGTCTGGTGCGACGCCGGGCACGTCACCTCGCCCGACCGCTCGGAGTGCCGGGTCTGTGGCCTCACGGTGCCGCCGCAGGCTCCGATCCTGGTCGCCCGCCCGCCGCTGGGTGTGCTGGTCTTCGACAACGGTGACCGGATCGAGCTCGACCGCCCGGTCGTTCTCGGCCGCGACCCGAAGGCCCAGTCCAACTCGGCCGACCCGGAGGCGCCGATCCTGCACGCCGTGGCGAGCTCGACCGGCCAGGTGTCCCGCACCCACGCCGAGATCCGGCCCTCGGGCTGGGACGTCCTGCTCACCGACCTGGGCGCGATGAACGGCACGGCGCTGACCCTGCCGGGTGAGTCGCCGCAGGCCATCGAGCCGGGTGTGCCCACCGCGATCACCCCGGGCTGCCGGGTCGACCTCGGTGGCGAGACCGGCTTCGTGTTCGAGGTCGAGGGCTGA